A stretch of the Papaver somniferum cultivar HN1 chromosome 6, ASM357369v1, whole genome shotgun sequence genome encodes the following:
- the LOC113291271 gene encoding uncharacterized protein LOC113291271, whose protein sequence is MEGDSSKNVGDLVNKFKQATLELGDTNEIVVSHKDNNEGGKEKSNWEASAIGKVIIEGRMNYDTVARFIKFTWPFLTHEQLRIVEVEPNIMIFKFSDWDLLNTVIEKRPWNINKHLLVVHDYIPEMVYTFKHWGFQQFWIQLKFLLPEHMNVASVTKIGEPPSICPKCYVTNHCRGTCEAAAIFLAKSHEKPHFFGNVNNIRKTITTMSSSAAPEPKKFPKKYVKGTMFVHPKDGMSINMDFLLKEKVSDESESMEDLSLGKRLRSTKIGCSSTTATESSAQDNIQDTNSVNQETRMVTMGDNQATITQKKNQTKLNETKMKPLVAPYHFTNMRYLSSIGLSGGLVIMWKNGFFCEVLSCESNMIHLLIQDDPSQPEWLLSWDLNIHLSTSNTSASSSCDGWINSILQDIGLEDLGFIGHEHTWTNNNLSTGKKRSRIYIALGNPNWNVNFPSSKVLHLNQVGSDHCPIILINDYNQPKLWKTFKFFKTWLNDKRCAVEISKAWSTQIQGFAAFKLTKKLQFTRIALAKWNKKHFGDINLKVDTLQKELFDLQALPYSQETSSKAFQVNEELQKSHHIQHEFNKQKSIDNFLKDMDNNNKYFHSLYKRKRARNNIDSLKDRNGIWVHTRYQVANLLTENFQDTSTSFNPLIEERFYNHIPSIISDEDNSLLVTIPNDEEIFRTLKSMKNWSAPGPEGFQAGFYKSQWNIIGEDVCNMVKDFFSSKNMSRSLKKTYISLIPKIKKTSSPSEFRPISLCNTSYKIVSKILVSRMRQLMDRIISPYQAAYVSGRLINDNTIIAHEIIHSMKKKEGEGGWLALKLDMSKSFYRLEWSFILKVMRSFGFCDEWIQLIQQCITTTSISVLFNGSPCADFNPSRAHHAKEIPRIKAARGAPPINHLLFADDCLIFTHANLTSVNNLLQVIEDFGSQSDQAINFDKSSILFSNNLDPSFCDSLSHIIGVKNMENNEKYLGYPLHIGKFKVKSFGEINMAFERRLVTWQGETMCQAGRGTTVKAVLNVVPLYQMSTFRIPNNIIKNLDTLRRKFFWGISPIEDTIQLHGVVCAFQRNLGV, encoded by the exons ATGGAGGGAGATAGTTCAAAAAATGTTGGCGATCTAGTCAATAAATTCAAGCAAGCAACCTTAGAATTGGGTGATACTAATGAAATTGTTGTCTCTCATAAAGACAATAATGAAGGTggcaaagaaaaatcaaactgGGAAGCTAGTGCGATAGGAAAAGTTATTATAGAAGGGAGAATGAACTATGATACTGTGGCAAGATTCATCAAATTTACATGGCCCTTCCTGACACATGAGCAACTAAGGATTGTGGAAGTGGAACCTAATATAATGATTTTTAAATTCAGTGACTGGGATTTATTGAACACGGTGATTGAGAAAAGACCATGGAATATCAACAAACATCTGTTAGTGGTTCATGATTATATACCTGAAATGGTGTACACTTTCAAGCATTGGGGTTTTCAACAATTCTGGATTCAGTTGAAATTCCTTCTGCCAGAGCACATGAATGTTGCGTCGGTAACTAAGATTGGTGAG CCTCCTAGCATATGTCCTAAATGCTATGTAACTAATCACTGCAGGGGAACGTGCGAAGCTGCAGCTATCTTTCTAGCAAAATCTCATGAAAAACCTCATTTCTTTGGAAATGTTAACAATATCAGGAAAACCATCACCACTATGAGCTCATCTGCTGCTCCGGAACCTAAAAAATTCCCAAAGAAGTATGTTAAGGGTACCATGTTTGTTCATCCTAAGGATGGTATGTCTATTAATATGGATTTCTTGCTTAAGGAGAAAGTCTCAGACGAATCAGAATCTATGGAAGACTTGAGTCTTGGAAAAAGGCTAAGATCTACAAAAATAGGTTGTAGCAGCACCACTGCGACTGAGTCTTCGGCCCAGGATAACATCCAAGATACCAATTCAGTAAACCAAGAAACTCGCATGGTCACAATGGGAGATAATCAAGCTACTATCACTCAAAAGAAGAATCAG ACCAAACTtaatgaaacaaaaatgaaaccTTTAGTTGCTCCTTATCATTTTACTAATATGAGATACCTATCCTCTATTGGTTTATCTGGTGGTTTGGTTATCATGTGGAAGAATGGTTTTTTTTGTGAAGTTCTAAGTTGTGAAAGCAATATGATACATCTTCTCATTCAAGATGATCCTAGTCAGCCAGAATGGTTGCTATCAT GGGATTTGAACATTCATTTATCTACTTCCAATACTTCTGCTTCTTCTTCATGTGATGGTTGGATTAATTCAATTCTTCAAGACATTGGTTTAGAAGACTTGGGTTTTATAGGTCATGAACATACATGGACAAATAACAACCTTAGTACTGGGAAAAAACGGTCAAGAATTTATATAGCATTGGGAAATCCTAACTGGAATGTTAATTTCCCTTCTTCAAAGGTTCTTCATCTCAACCAAGTTGGCAGTGACCACTGTCCAATTATCCTCATTAATGATTACAACCAACCAAAACTTTGGAAGACATTCAAGTTTTTTAAAACTTGGTTAAATGATAAAAGGTGTGCTGTAGAGATTTCCAAAGCTTGGAGCACACAAATTCAAGGATTTGCTGCTTTCAAGTTAACTAAAAAGTTACAGTTTACCAGAATTGCTCTAGCTAAGTGGAATAAGAAACATTTTGGAGATATCAACTTGAAAGTTGACACACTTCAAAAGGAGTTATTTGATCTTCAGGCTCTCCCTTATTCTCAAGAAACTTCTTCTAAAGCTTTCCAAGTTaatgaagaacttcaaaaatCGCATCACATCCAGCATGAATTCAACAAGCAGAAATCCATAGACAATTTCCTGAAAGACATGGACAATAATAATAAGTATTTCCATTCTCTTTACAAGAGGAAAAGAGCAAGAAACAATATTGACTCTCTAAAAGACAGAAATGGTATTTGGGTTCACACAAGATATCAAGTGGCAAATCTTCTTACTGAAAACTTTCAAGACACTAGTACTTCTTTTAATCCTCTCATTGAGGAAAGATTTTATAATCATATTCCTTCTATCATTTCGGATGAAGACAATAGCTTACTTGTTACTATACCAAATGATGAAGAAATTTTCAGAACCTTAAAGAGCATGAAAAATTGGTCAGCTCCAGGTCCAGAAGGCTTTCAAGCGGGTTTTTATAAATCTCAGTGGAACATTATAGGGGAAGATGTATGTAACATGGTGAAGGATTTTTTCAGTTCTAAAAATATGTCTCGATCTTTAAAAAAAACCTACATCtcattaattccaaaaataaaaaaaacttcttCACCATCTGAATTTAGACCTATCAGCCTATGTAATACTTCTTACAAGATTGTTTCTAAGATATTAGTTTCAAGAATGAGGCAACTAATGGATCGTATCATTTCACCTTATCAAGCGGCATATGTCTCTGGTAGATTAATCAATGATAATACTATCATAGCACATGAAATTATTCATTCCATGAAGAAGAAGGAAGGTGAGGGTGGTTGGTTAGCTCTTAAGTTAGATATGTCAAAATCTTTTTACAGACTTGAATGGAGTTTCATCTTAAAGGTTATGAGAAGTTTTGGTTTCTGTGATGAATGGATTCAACTTATTCAGCAATGCATTACCACTACTTCTATTTCTGTTCTTTTCAATGGCTCTCCTTGTGCTGATTTCAATCCTTCAAGAG CTCATCATGCAAAAGAAATTCCACGAATTAAAGCGGCAAGGGGTGCTCCTCCAATCAATCATCTactctttgcagatgattgtcttatctttacacatgctaatttaacCAGTGTTAACAATCTCTtacaggttattgaagattttgGTTCTCAATCTGATCAGGCCATTAACTTTGACAAATCTTCCATTTTATTCAGCAATAATTTGGATCCTTCTTTTTGTGACTCTCTTAGTCACATTATTGGTGTAAAGAACATGGAAAACAATGAGAAATACCTGGGTTATCCACTTCATATAGGTAAATTTAAAGTGAAGTCCTTTGGAGAAATCAATATGGCTTTTGAAAGGAGGCTTGTTACTTGGCAAGGTGAAACTATGTGTCAAGCTGGTAGAGGAACAACGGTGAAAGCTGTACTTAATGTTGTTCCCCTATATCAAATGAGCACCTTTAGGATCCCAAATAATATTATTAAGAATCTTGATACTTTGCGAAGAAAGTTTTTCTGGGGTATAAGTCCAATAGAGGACACAATCCAATTGCATGGAGTAGTATGTGCATTCCAAAGGAATTTAGGGGTTTAG